A single window of Hymenobacter sp. APR13 DNA harbors:
- a CDS encoding YhcG family protein, translated as MNLSPDLVATVQRLIAQARERAVRAVDAERVQLYWHIGQAIVEEEQHGADRAAYGTFLVQGLADALQPQFGSGFSRRQLYWYVQFYRAFPIVSALRTQFSWTHYKTLISLDNPDKREFYIAEAAKNNWSARQLERQVHSQLFERLLLSNDVAAVLAVARQEKPPTEPRAIIKDPMVLEFLGLKREAAYYERDLETALITHLQEFMLELGNGFSFVARQQRLHLDGDDFFVDLVFYNRLLQCFVLIEIKTDKLTHQDLGQLQMYVNYYDRLEKLPHENPTIGILLCADKNDAVVKISLPADNQTIVASKYQLYLPTEQQLLAEVQQEIDKLDQADS; from the coding sequence ATGAATCTGAGCCCGGATTTAGTAGCGACGGTGCAGCGCCTCATTGCCCAGGCGCGGGAGCGGGCCGTGCGCGCCGTCGATGCCGAGCGGGTACAGCTGTACTGGCACATCGGGCAGGCCATCGTGGAAGAAGAGCAGCACGGCGCCGACCGGGCCGCATATGGCACCTTCCTGGTGCAAGGGCTGGCCGATGCCTTACAGCCGCAGTTTGGCAGCGGGTTTTCGCGGCGGCAGCTGTATTGGTACGTGCAGTTTTACCGGGCCTTCCCCATTGTGTCCGCACTGCGGACACAATTCAGCTGGACGCACTACAAAACGCTCATCAGTCTCGACAACCCCGATAAACGCGAATTTTACATTGCCGAGGCCGCCAAAAACAACTGGTCGGCCCGGCAGCTGGAGCGGCAGGTACACAGCCAGCTCTTCGAGCGCCTGCTGCTGAGCAACGACGTGGCCGCCGTGCTGGCCGTAGCCCGGCAGGAAAAGCCCCCCACGGAACCCCGCGCCATCATCAAAGACCCCATGGTGCTGGAGTTTCTGGGCCTCAAGCGCGAAGCGGCCTACTACGAGCGTGACCTGGAAACGGCACTCATAACGCACCTGCAAGAGTTTATGCTGGAGCTGGGTAACGGCTTCAGCTTCGTGGCCCGGCAGCAGCGCTTGCACCTCGACGGCGACGACTTCTTCGTGGACTTGGTATTCTACAACCGGCTGCTGCAGTGCTTCGTGCTCATCGAAATCAAGACCGATAAGCTCACCCACCAGGACCTGGGCCAGCTCCAGATGTACGTCAACTACTACGACCGCCTCGAAAAGCTGCCCCACGAAAATCCCACCATCGGCATCCTACTCTGCGCCGACAAAAACGACGCGGTGGTGAAAATCAGCCTCCCGGCCGATAACCAGACCATCGTGGCCAGCAAGTACCAGCTCTACCTCCCCACCGAGCAGCAGCTCCTGGCCGAGGTGCAGCAAGAAATCGACAAGCTGGACCAAGCAGATAGCTGA
- a CDS encoding IS110 family transposase: protein MLAVDQDLAALLEAEPELGRKLRQLTSVPGIGLTTAIVVVAETSGFVLVDNERQLASYAGLDVVQRQSGLFAGATRISRRGNVRLRTALYLPAISSLRYNPQQMAFYTRLRARHPNGKPGVIAVMRKLLLLCYSLWKNDRMYDPQYHPAVNELAAALESVHPETNEKAPV from the coding sequence TTGCTCGCCGTTGACCAGGACCTCGCCGCCTTGCTGGAAGCGGAACCCGAACTTGGTCGCAAGTTGAGACAGCTGACGAGTGTGCCTGGCATCGGTTTGACCACCGCTATCGTGGTCGTCGCCGAAACCAGCGGCTTCGTGCTCGTGGATAACGAGCGGCAACTGGCTTCCTACGCCGGGTTGGATGTAGTGCAACGCCAAAGTGGGCTGTTTGCCGGAGCCACGCGCATCTCGCGCCGAGGGAACGTACGCTTGCGTACGGCCCTTTATCTACCGGCTATCAGCAGCTTGCGTTACAACCCGCAGCAGATGGCCTTCTATACCCGACTGCGGGCGAGACACCCCAACGGCAAGCCTGGTGTGATTGCGGTCATGCGCAAACTCCTCCTGCTTTGCTACTCTCTGTGGAAAAATGACCGGATGTACGACCCGCAGTACCACCCCGCAGTTAACGAATTAGCAGCAGCGCTCGAATCCGTTCACCCCGAAACCAACGAGAAAGCACCAGTTTAG
- a CDS encoding GDCCVxC domain-containing (seleno)protein, with translation MLTLEPKAPLLTSVLTCPVCGHAQAEQMPTDACQYFYECTSCHTVLKPLAGDCCVYCSYGSVPCPPIQEQGSGSCCG, from the coding sequence ATGCTTACGCTCGAACCAAAGGCCCCGTTGCTTACTTCCGTCCTAACGTGCCCGGTATGCGGCCACGCGCAAGCGGAGCAAATGCCGACCGACGCTTGTCAATATTTCTACGAATGCACGAGTTGCCACACGGTTCTGAAACCGCTGGCCGGTGATTGCTGCGTGTACTGCTCTTATGGCTCGGTGCCCTGTCCGCCCATTCAGGAACAAGGTTCAGGAAGTTGCTGCGGCTAA
- a CDS encoding AAA family ATPase, producing the protein MSLNSAAPASKKRTYWTAQVDANPEVWALYRQQGVVRPLFNQLLVGPATSGNGNGDGSQLLGQVQPGDVVMVTRGPRQVLGIGQATGHFAQDTGQPSHYCPVEWLVTTPVELTGTPFNTGSMVWNRTSQWAAIREAYAQQSPPPPGLAQLEPSGFAGAAEPEATGTPLMPEPGISPNYWAIGAGEGGTFWKAWQAEGHMSIGWEALGDLRQYPGDEELRQALKQHYGGDTTHNNNMLACWQFCHEIRPGDYVVVKIGRRKILGIGQVTGEYAFDIARTVHNNIRPVNWLLEGWMEDKAGPGVPTKTLTSITSYHTFLKPILAELAEAKQLKKIGQPQPLPPVEKPVVPPHPHPLPYTLAEAEQDLFLTTPQIQHMRAALKRKKNLIVQGPPGVGKTYVARRLAWLQMGVQDNRRVQLVQFHQSYSYEDFIRGWRPTASAGFELADGVFVDFVQRAHADPKQEYFFLIDEINRGNLSKIFGELLLLLEADKRSSTYALPLTYRKPQEAPFFIPPNLYVIGTMNTADRSLALVDYALRRRFTFVDLVPMLGDKLRQQLIESKIPEEMAADILTRVAALNLTIKEDKNLGAGFLIGHSYFCTPLGDETPVDWWDAIVTHDLAPLLREYWFDSETKASNAIAALHGPA; encoded by the coding sequence ATGTCTCTAAATTCGGCCGCTCCGGCTTCCAAAAAGCGCACCTATTGGACGGCGCAAGTAGATGCCAACCCGGAAGTATGGGCGCTGTACCGCCAGCAGGGCGTGGTACGGCCACTATTTAATCAGTTGCTGGTTGGTCCTGCCACCTCGGGCAACGGCAACGGTGACGGCTCGCAGCTGCTGGGCCAAGTCCAGCCCGGCGACGTGGTAATGGTGACACGGGGGCCTCGTCAGGTGCTGGGTATCGGCCAAGCCACTGGGCACTTCGCCCAAGACACCGGCCAGCCATCCCACTACTGCCCCGTTGAATGGCTGGTAACCACACCCGTAGAGTTGACCGGCACGCCCTTCAACACGGGCAGCATGGTCTGGAATCGTACCAGTCAGTGGGCGGCTATCCGGGAAGCCTATGCGCAGCAAAGCCCGCCCCCACCAGGCCTAGCGCAACTGGAGCCGTCTGGCTTCGCTGGGGCTGCTGAGCCGGAAGCTACCGGTACTCCGCTCATGCCGGAGCCGGGCATTAGCCCCAACTACTGGGCCATTGGGGCAGGTGAGGGCGGCACATTTTGGAAAGCCTGGCAGGCCGAGGGCCACATGTCCATCGGTTGGGAAGCCCTGGGCGACCTGCGCCAGTACCCTGGCGACGAGGAATTGCGGCAGGCATTGAAACAGCACTACGGCGGCGACACTACGCACAATAACAACATGCTGGCTTGCTGGCAGTTTTGCCACGAAATCCGGCCCGGCGACTACGTGGTAGTCAAGATTGGCCGCCGCAAGATTCTAGGCATCGGCCAAGTAACGGGGGAATATGCTTTTGACATCGCCCGGACGGTGCACAACAACATACGCCCGGTAAACTGGCTGCTGGAGGGATGGATGGAGGACAAAGCCGGTCCTGGGGTGCCTACTAAAACGCTCACCAGTATAACCAGCTACCACACCTTCCTAAAACCCATTCTGGCTGAGCTGGCTGAGGCAAAACAGCTTAAGAAAATTGGCCAGCCGCAGCCCCTGCCGCCGGTAGAAAAGCCGGTAGTCCCGCCCCATCCCCATCCCCTGCCCTATACCCTGGCCGAAGCCGAGCAGGACTTGTTTCTTACCACCCCTCAGATTCAGCACATGCGGGCGGCGCTCAAGCGCAAGAAAAACCTCATTGTGCAGGGCCCGCCGGGTGTGGGCAAAACCTACGTAGCGCGCCGCCTGGCCTGGCTGCAAATGGGCGTGCAGGACAACCGCCGGGTGCAGCTCGTGCAGTTTCACCAGAGCTACAGCTACGAGGATTTTATCCGGGGCTGGCGGCCCACCGCATCCGCCGGCTTTGAGTTGGCCGACGGCGTATTCGTGGACTTCGTGCAGCGCGCCCACGCCGACCCCAAGCAGGAGTATTTCTTTCTGATAGATGAAATCAACCGAGGCAACCTGAGCAAGATTTTCGGCGAGCTGCTCCTGTTACTGGAAGCCGACAAGCGCAGTTCCACCTACGCCCTGCCCCTCACCTACCGCAAGCCTCAAGAAGCACCGTTCTTCATTCCGCCGAATCTGTACGTCATCGGCACCATGAATACCGCCGACCGGTCGTTGGCCTTGGTGGATTACGCCCTGCGGCGGCGCTTCACTTTCGTGGACTTAGTACCCATGCTGGGCGACAAGCTCCGCCAGCAGCTCATCGAGAGTAAGATTCCCGAGGAAATGGCGGCCGACATTCTAACGCGGGTGGCCGCCCTGAACCTGACAATCAAGGAGGACAAAAACCTGGGCGCTGGCTTTCTTATCGGGCACAGCTACTTCTGCACGCCACTGGGCGACGAAACCCCGGTCGACTGGTGGGACGCCATTGTGACCCACGACTTGGCCCCGCTGCTGCGCGAATATTGGTTCGATAGCGAAACCAAGGCCAGCAATGCCATTGCGGCCCTGCACGGCCCGGCATGA
- a CDS encoding type I restriction endonuclease subunit R has protein sequence MQLSNDTTYKGSLGQSLKLDEHSHVEQPFMVQLRGLGWHKGTGDDRHEVLELPMQQTPAQSFRTSFSEVILPPKLRTALRKINPFLTDGQVEEVVRRISTFDKNSLIENNQQVLRYLLENTTVATNEHTGELSPTVRYIDFENLGNNVFTAISQFKVNIPGTDHHIIPDIVLFVNGLPVVVVEAKSSKVKEPIPEAIDQLQRYMEQRGVTGEGNKELFYYNQFIVTTCRTEAKFGTITTGIEKLFYRWTDPYPLTVNDLAHGKSAPNDQQRLVAGMLAPRNLLDIIRVFTVFASNDKGHKIKVVGRYQQFRAVKVATQRLIEGKNPLERGGIIWHTQGSGKSLTMMFMVREMKLRPALMGWKIIFVTDRTQLEEQLAETGQSIGFTIKPANFINPKATPDGKSLKELLSNDNSDLVMAMIHKFQENGELNGLELFPELNKSAQVLVMTDEAHRSQYSLLAANLDRALPNATSIGFTGTPTAKTEKKYKDYIDKYTMRQAIDDGVTLEIVYEGFTHNAEVEDKKGMDAKFADVFSDYNLTERLQILGFGSRDAYLDNVQTIREKARSMVNHYVEHIFSGGFKAQVVANSRSAAVRYKAALDEALQAKLAELQVANPMLVNLAQLEALTTAVVISGSHNDELEIKAYTNADYHKKSIKRFKLPFGKTDEEDKTLNGNVGIIVVNNMLLTGFDAPIEQVLYLDRVIIAHNLLQTIARVNRVGPAGKERGFVVDYVGVGQHLKRALDVYAEKELQEIVDCLSDDEAELNALIKSHQDIWKFLEGHGLTDLSDSDAFFDVFYDEDIRFDYIKHYNALTSCFNNVLPRKEALEYFTDWKAFTEINALANKHFLDGRFSMKGIPPKLRAIADEFLVSKGIEQTIAPISIIADDFQQHVKGKAREKTKAAAVEHAIRHYININIDEDPELFASFSEALEEILKNFKGNWKVIYEELEKLREKIKNQEKEQTFGLDRKKQMPFFRIFKAELFDNRTLTEDEIAQNVNLTQHVFHQVSTEIKLTGFWDSAPAQAKLRGELQKLLLSPEFIKTPNITLKYKELVSRIMELAKTNHFKIVRD, from the coding sequence ATGCAGCTCAGCAACGATACCACCTACAAAGGCAGCCTAGGCCAGTCGCTCAAGCTCGATGAGCACAGCCACGTAGAGCAGCCATTCATGGTGCAGCTGCGTGGGCTGGGCTGGCATAAGGGCACGGGCGACGACCGCCACGAAGTACTGGAGCTGCCCATGCAGCAAACCCCGGCCCAGAGCTTCCGCACCTCGTTTTCGGAGGTAATTCTGCCGCCCAAGCTGCGCACAGCCCTGCGAAAAATCAACCCGTTCCTGACCGACGGGCAGGTGGAAGAAGTAGTGCGCCGCATCAGCACCTTCGACAAAAACAGCCTGATTGAGAACAACCAGCAGGTGCTGCGCTATTTGTTGGAAAACACCACCGTAGCCACCAACGAGCACACCGGGGAGCTGAGCCCCACCGTACGCTACATCGATTTCGAGAACCTAGGGAACAACGTTTTCACGGCTATTTCGCAGTTCAAAGTCAATATTCCGGGCACCGACCACCACATCATTCCCGACATCGTGCTGTTCGTGAACGGCCTGCCGGTGGTGGTAGTCGAGGCCAAGTCGAGCAAGGTGAAGGAGCCCATTCCCGAAGCCATCGACCAGCTGCAGCGCTACATGGAACAGCGCGGCGTGACCGGCGAGGGCAATAAGGAGCTGTTCTATTACAACCAGTTCATCGTCACGACCTGCCGCACCGAGGCCAAGTTCGGCACCATCACTACGGGCATCGAAAAGCTGTTTTACCGCTGGACCGACCCCTACCCGCTCACAGTGAACGACCTGGCGCACGGCAAGTCGGCCCCCAACGACCAGCAGCGCCTGGTGGCCGGGATGCTGGCCCCGCGCAATCTGCTCGACATCATCCGGGTGTTCACGGTGTTTGCCAGCAACGACAAGGGGCACAAGATAAAAGTGGTGGGCCGCTACCAGCAATTCCGGGCCGTGAAGGTGGCCACCCAGCGCCTGATTGAGGGCAAAAATCCCTTGGAGCGCGGCGGCATCATCTGGCACACGCAGGGCTCGGGCAAGTCGCTAACCATGATGTTTATGGTGCGCGAAATGAAGCTGCGCCCCGCCCTTATGGGCTGGAAAATCATTTTCGTGACCGACCGCACCCAGTTGGAAGAGCAACTGGCAGAAACCGGGCAGAGCATCGGCTTCACCATCAAGCCCGCCAACTTCATCAACCCCAAAGCCACGCCCGACGGCAAGAGCCTGAAGGAGTTGCTCAGCAACGACAACTCCGACCTGGTGATGGCCATGATTCACAAGTTTCAGGAGAACGGCGAGCTGAACGGGCTGGAGCTTTTCCCGGAGCTGAACAAGAGCGCCCAGGTGTTGGTGATGACCGACGAGGCCCACCGCTCGCAGTACTCGCTGCTGGCCGCCAACCTCGACCGCGCCCTGCCCAACGCCACCTCCATCGGCTTTACGGGCACGCCCACCGCCAAAACGGAGAAGAAGTACAAGGACTACATCGACAAGTACACCATGCGCCAGGCCATTGACGATGGCGTGACGCTGGAAATCGTGTACGAGGGCTTTACCCACAATGCCGAGGTGGAAGATAAGAAGGGCATGGACGCAAAGTTTGCCGACGTCTTCAGCGACTACAACCTCACCGAACGGCTGCAAATACTGGGTTTTGGCTCCCGCGATGCGTACCTGGACAACGTACAGACCATCCGCGAAAAGGCCCGCAGCATGGTGAACCACTACGTGGAGCACATTTTCTCGGGTGGCTTCAAGGCGCAGGTGGTAGCCAACTCGCGTAGCGCCGCCGTGCGCTACAAAGCCGCCCTCGACGAAGCCTTGCAAGCCAAGCTGGCCGAACTGCAGGTAGCCAACCCCATGCTGGTGAACCTGGCCCAACTAGAGGCGCTAACTACCGCCGTGGTCATCTCAGGCAGCCACAACGACGAGCTGGAAATTAAGGCCTATACCAACGCCGATTACCACAAAAAGAGCATTAAGCGTTTCAAACTGCCCTTCGGCAAGACAGACGAGGAGGACAAAACCCTCAACGGCAACGTGGGCATTATTGTGGTGAACAACATGCTGCTCACCGGCTTCGACGCGCCCATCGAACAGGTGCTCTACCTCGACCGGGTCATCATCGCCCATAACCTGCTGCAAACCATTGCCCGCGTGAATCGGGTAGGGCCGGCCGGCAAGGAGCGCGGCTTTGTGGTGGACTACGTGGGCGTGGGCCAGCACCTGAAGCGGGCGCTGGACGTGTACGCTGAAAAGGAGCTGCAGGAAATCGTGGATTGCCTCTCCGACGACGAGGCCGAGCTCAACGCCCTCATCAAGTCCCACCAGGACATCTGGAAATTCCTGGAAGGCCACGGCCTGACCGATTTGAGCGATTCTGATGCTTTCTTCGATGTGTTTTATGATGAGGACATTCGCTTCGACTACATCAAGCACTACAACGCACTCACCAGCTGTTTCAACAACGTGCTTCCCCGCAAGGAGGCGCTGGAGTATTTCACCGACTGGAAAGCCTTTACAGAGATAAATGCACTAGCCAACAAACACTTTCTGGATGGCCGTTTCAGCATGAAAGGCATTCCGCCCAAGCTGCGCGCCATTGCTGATGAGTTTCTAGTGTCTAAAGGAATCGAGCAGACCATCGCGCCCATCTCCATTATCGCCGACGACTTTCAGCAGCACGTAAAGGGCAAGGCGCGGGAGAAGACCAAGGCTGCGGCTGTGGAGCATGCTATCCGGCACTACATCAACATCAATATTGATGAAGACCCGGAGCTGTTCGCGTCCTTTTCGGAAGCACTAGAAGAGATTCTCAAAAATTTCAAAGGAAACTGGAAGGTCATCTATGAAGAGCTAGAAAAGCTGCGGGAGAAAATCAAGAATCAGGAAAAAGAGCAAACCTTCGGCCTGGACCGGAAGAAGCAGATGCCCTTCTTCCGTATTTTCAAAGCGGAACTGTTCGATAACCGCACCTTGACCGAGGACGAAATCGCGCAGAACGTAAACCTGACGCAGCACGTCTTCCATCAGGTGTCTACCGAAATCAAGCTCACTGGCTTCTGGGACAGCGCTCCGGCGCAGGCCAAGCTCCGTGGTGAGCTGCAGAAGCTGCTGCTCTCGCCGGAGTTCATTAAAACCCCGAACATCACGTTGAAATACAAAGAGCTCGTCTCCCGAATCATGGAGCTGGCCAAAACCAATCATTTCAAAATCGTCCGCGACTGA
- a CDS encoding IS110 family transposase produces the protein MPTAHPCTSPLKFVVGIDIAKDTFVACFGQIDARQHLRFGKQTSFDNTLTGFAALLSWTEKQAVLPAPIWFVVEATGVYYEELAYFLSDKAQALSVLLPNKAKHFAQSTEQKSKTDQLDARLLCRLGLERALPAWQPPSPALRQLRALARERQSLTGHGARLKVKIHAYQHSYQPDARSLSRLATQQTLIQ, from the coding sequence ATGCCTACCGCCCATCCCTGCACCAGCCCACTCAAATTTGTCGTGGGCATCGACATTGCGAAAGATACTTTCGTCGCCTGTTTTGGGCAAATTGATGCCCGCCAGCACCTGCGCTTCGGCAAACAGACATCATTCGACAACACGCTGACTGGCTTTGCTGCTTTGCTTAGTTGGACTGAAAAACAAGCGGTGCTGCCGGCTCCCATTTGGTTTGTAGTAGAGGCCACAGGCGTCTACTACGAAGAACTGGCCTATTTTCTAAGTGATAAGGCGCAAGCACTCAGCGTGCTCCTCCCCAACAAGGCGAAGCATTTTGCACAGAGCACCGAGCAAAAGAGCAAAACGGACCAACTTGATGCGCGCTTACTCTGCCGGCTCGGGTTGGAGCGTGCCTTGCCTGCCTGGCAACCGCCCTCACCAGCCTTACGGCAATTACGGGCGCTGGCCCGCGAGCGGCAAAGCTTAACCGGACATGGGGCACGCCTCAAGGTGAAAATCCATGCCTATCAGCACAGCTATCAACCCGATGCCCGTTCCCTGTCCCGCTTGGCCACCCAACAAACACTTATTCAGTAG
- a CDS encoding M48 family metallopeptidase: MQLEYEVKFSARKTLNITVERDRKIIVRAPNHLSLERIEAIVQSKRQWLKEKLNHAQKYPAVPETKEFISGEHLMYLGRNYQLLIVDEEIEGVEFNQRFRISRTNQSNANALFKQWYLKQALLKIEPLAQEYAQRLGVQYNECKTSEMKYRWGSCTPSNNIIFNWRIIKAPLYVVGYLVAHELVHLMEGNHTPRFWNILSIQIPNYQKAKDWLKKNGDLLEVDF; the protein is encoded by the coding sequence ATGCAGCTGGAGTACGAGGTAAAATTCAGTGCGCGCAAAACGCTCAACATCACCGTAGAGCGCGACCGGAAGATTATCGTCCGTGCCCCAAACCACTTGTCACTGGAGCGCATTGAAGCCATTGTGCAATCCAAACGACAGTGGCTGAAAGAGAAGCTCAACCATGCTCAGAAGTATCCGGCCGTGCCGGAAACGAAGGAATTCATTTCGGGCGAGCACCTGATGTACCTGGGCCGGAACTACCAGCTATTGATTGTAGATGAAGAGATAGAGGGGGTTGAATTCAACCAGCGCTTTCGTATCTCCCGTACTAACCAGTCTAATGCCAACGCTCTATTCAAGCAATGGTATCTGAAGCAGGCATTGCTGAAGATTGAGCCCCTGGCCCAGGAATACGCGCAGCGCCTGGGTGTGCAGTACAACGAGTGCAAAACGTCAGAGATGAAGTACCGCTGGGGCTCCTGCACGCCCAGCAATAACATCATCTTCAACTGGCGCATCATCAAAGCACCATTGTATGTGGTGGGCTACCTAGTGGCGCACGAGTTGGTGCACTTGATGGAAGGCAACCATACTCCCAGATTCTGGAACATCCTGTCGATACAAATTCCAAACTATCAGAAAGCCAAAGACTGGCTAAAGAAAAACGGGGATTTGCTAGAGGTGGACTTCTAA
- a CDS encoding 5-methylcytosine restriction system specificity protein McrC: MSIPVQNLYHLLTYAWDQLDEAEEVAVTAEPADSMLDLLARVLVQGTTHVLKRGLARDYVPEVELTGRLRGKLLLSESIRQQTLITARSWCAFDELSQDVPVNRLLKSALHHLLTAPELDTSLRREIRGLYVRLADVALITVPDIRVYDQVVLHRHTAHYRLLLNVCQLVHEEVLLTQQAGQRLFRNFTGTDKRMAALFERFVRNFYRRRQKTYKVGSETLKWAVKPATDEAKALLPIMQTDVSLTSPTRKLILDCKYYRKALKQNYNQEKIISAHLYQLFAYVQHAQRQEPTRPVDGLLLYPVVDGKLRHSYQLLDTAHRLRVATVNLNQGWQAVEAELQGLLEW, translated from the coding sequence ATGAGCATTCCGGTCCAGAACCTCTACCACCTGCTCACCTACGCCTGGGACCAGCTCGACGAGGCCGAAGAAGTAGCTGTGACAGCCGAGCCCGCTGACTCGATGCTCGACCTGCTGGCGCGGGTGCTGGTGCAAGGCACCACGCATGTGCTCAAGCGCGGCTTGGCCCGTGACTACGTGCCCGAAGTAGAGCTGACCGGCCGGCTGCGCGGCAAGCTGCTGCTTAGCGAGTCTATTCGCCAGCAAACCCTGATCACGGCCCGCAGCTGGTGCGCCTTCGATGAGCTAAGTCAAGACGTACCCGTGAACCGGCTGCTAAAATCGGCCCTGCATCACCTGCTTACGGCTCCAGAGCTGGATACGTCCTTACGCCGAGAAATCCGGGGGCTGTATGTGCGCTTAGCCGACGTGGCCCTGATAACTGTGCCCGATATCCGGGTGTACGACCAAGTGGTGCTGCACCGGCACACGGCACATTACCGCCTGCTGCTCAACGTTTGTCAGCTGGTGCACGAGGAGGTATTGCTTACGCAGCAAGCCGGCCAGCGGCTATTTCGCAATTTCACGGGCACCGACAAGCGCATGGCCGCCCTGTTCGAGCGGTTCGTGCGCAACTTCTACCGGCGGCGTCAAAAGACCTATAAAGTGGGGTCAGAAACGCTGAAATGGGCGGTTAAACCGGCTACTGATGAAGCCAAGGCATTGCTGCCCATCATGCAAACGGATGTGTCGCTCACCAGCCCGACGCGCAAGCTTATCCTGGATTGCAAGTATTACCGCAAGGCCCTCAAGCAGAACTACAATCAGGAAAAGATTATATCAGCCCACCTCTATCAGCTCTTTGCATATGTACAGCACGCCCAGCGTCAGGAGCCTACCCGCCCAGTGGACGGGCTGCTACTCTACCCCGTGGTAGATGGGAAGCTACGGCACTCCTACCAACTCCTTGACACTGCCCATCGGCTCCGGGTGGCCACCGTGAACTTGAACCAGGGCTGGCAAGCGGTAGAAGCCGAATTGCAGGGCCTGCTGGAGTGGTGA
- a CDS encoding toll/interleukin-1 receptor domain-containing protein, translating to MPTKKTAPSKKSAVPAATKKAAPVKRAPKNAALARTDIFISYSQRDKAWMERLKMHLKPLERDFKINVWVDTKLRSGDKWRVEIESALAKTRVAILLISSNFLASDFINSDELPPLLKAAAKEGTIILPLLLSTSAFSLTPLSEFQAVNGPDQPLDLLSEGQVNQTLFQVAKRVHEIFMAPAKKAVARPVVTSTAVAKKATTKPSAAFVETSKKTTTRGLPKADLATAAPKRAAASASGTQQALLVKRSGEWEVIPVHHAKIGKQLEMALRPATPSQVAFLTGLRQSGDGLASVVFRWHSYRCTQQDLHTVTENNRETWHLAADTQELIARTEVTYSNLTPDMQAQARAELLLLNTQPPEQSPMRWLSSGRFNDLAASPLPALFRQVGNSPTRFKQVAPLVLTWFLHFTNTVQHILRLSLTLKGQSVTIDFEGQREASHRDAPTTVRVNCVCLLAGATDTAVLLGPIRSY from the coding sequence ATGCCTACTAAAAAAACCGCGCCTTCTAAGAAATCTGCTGTTCCTGCTGCGACCAAGAAAGCAGCTCCGGTGAAGCGTGCACCTAAAAATGCAGCGTTGGCCCGCACCGATATCTTTATCAGCTACAGCCAGCGTGACAAAGCCTGGATGGAACGGCTGAAAATGCACCTGAAACCGCTGGAGCGTGACTTTAAAATCAATGTTTGGGTAGATACCAAACTGCGGTCGGGGGACAAGTGGCGGGTAGAAATTGAAAGTGCACTTGCTAAAACACGGGTAGCTATTCTGCTCATCAGTTCCAATTTTCTGGCTTCGGACTTTATCAACTCTGATGAGCTGCCCCCGCTGCTGAAAGCTGCTGCCAAGGAAGGCACTATTATTCTGCCCTTGCTCTTGAGCACCAGCGCCTTTTCGCTGACGCCTCTCAGTGAATTTCAGGCCGTAAATGGCCCTGACCAGCCGCTGGACTTGCTCTCAGAGGGGCAAGTCAACCAGACGCTGTTTCAAGTAGCGAAGCGTGTACATGAGATTTTTATGGCTCCAGCCAAGAAGGCTGTGGCAAGGCCGGTGGTTACGTCCACGGCCGTTGCAAAAAAGGCAACCACAAAGCCATCGGCAGCCTTCGTCGAAACGAGTAAAAAGACGACAACTCGTGGACTCCCAAAAGCAGATTTAGCAACGGCTGCACCCAAACGGGCAGCCGCTAGTGCATCCGGCACCCAGCAGGCCTTGCTGGTGAAACGCAGTGGGGAGTGGGAAGTCATACCCGTTCATCACGCCAAAATTGGAAAGCAGCTGGAAATGGCCTTGCGCCCCGCAACGCCTTCCCAAGTAGCGTTTCTGACCGGCCTGCGTCAGTCCGGCGACGGCTTAGCTAGCGTGGTTTTCAGGTGGCACTCCTACCGCTGCACGCAACAAGACTTGCACACCGTGACGGAAAACAACCGCGAGACGTGGCACCTCGCCGCCGACACGCAGGAGCTCATCGCCCGCACGGAGGTAACCTATAGCAACCTCACGCCCGATATGCAGGCCCAAGCAAGAGCCGAGCTGCTCCTGCTGAACACGCAGCCCCCAGAACAAAGCCCGATGCGATGGCTTTCTAGTGGTAGATTCAACGATTTGGCTGCCTCACCATTACCCGCGCTTTTCCGGCAGGTTGGTAATTCTCCCACTCGCTTCAAACAGGTGGCTCCGTTGGTCCTAACCTGGTTTCTTCACTTCACCAACACAGTTCAGCACATTCTCCGTCTCAGCTTAACGCTAAAGGGCCAGAGTGTTACCATTGATTTTGAAGGCCAACGGGAAGCCAGCCACCGTGACGCACCTACCACTGTGCGGGTAAATTGTGTCTGCTTACTTGCAGGAGCAACAGATACGGCCGTTCTACTTGGGCCGATTCGTTCCTACTAA